A single region of the Vicia villosa cultivar HV-30 ecotype Madison, WI unplaced genomic scaffold, Vvil1.0 ctg.002607F_1_1, whole genome shotgun sequence genome encodes:
- the LOC131639380 gene encoding protein LIKE COV 2-like: MAEEKESTSIPLSQADNVSCEDPEDPAKSPPTSPNSSTRRACCFVLQSWVSKKFMTGIVVLFPVAVTFFITWWFIQFVDGFFSPLYSSFGIEIFGLGFITSLAFVFVIGVFVSSWMGATVFWIGEWLIKQMPLVRHIYSASKQISAAISPDQNTTAFKEVAIIRHPRVGEYAFGFITSTVTLQQENEDEELCSVFVPTNHLYIGDIILVNSKDVIRPNLSIREGIEIIVSGGMTMPQLISPIERVARPNERISLNRIG; encoded by the exons atgGCGGAAGAAAAAGAATCAACGTCGATTCCTCTCAGTCAAGCTGATAACGTCTCTTGCGAAGATCCCGAAGATCCAGCTAAATCTCCACCAACCTCTCCCAACTCTTCTACTCGCAGG GCTTGCTGCTTTGTTCTTCAGAGTTGGGTCTCAAAGAAATTTATGACTGGAAT TGTTGTTCTATTCCCAGTTGCAGTTACCTTTTTTATTACATGGTGGTTTATTCAGTTTGTTGATGGTTTCTTTAGTCCGCTATACTCTAGTTTTGGCATTGAAATATTTG GACTTGGTTTTATTACATCGCTAGCTTTTGTATTTGTTATTGGTGTTTTTGTTTCGTCGTGGATGGGGGCCACTGTCTTCTGGATTGGAGAATGGTTAATAAAGCAAATGCCCCTTGTCAGACACATTTATTCGGCATCCAAGCAGATTAGTGCTGCAATTTCTCCAG ATCAAAATACCACTGCCTTTAAAGAGGTAGCAATTATCCGTCATCCGCGTGTTGGTGAATATGCTTTTGGCTTCATTACATCAACTGTTACTTTACAG caagaaaatgaagatgaagagctCTGTAGTGTTTTTGTCCCTACAAACCATCTGTACATTGGCGATATAATTTTGGTTAACTCCAAAGATGTAATAAGACCAAATCTTTCCATTCGAGAAGGCATCG AAATCATTGTTTCTGGAGGAATGACAATGCCACAGTTGATATCTCCCATTGAAAGAGTTGCTCGGCCGAATGAGAGAATATCTTTGAACAGAATTGGTTAA